The following coding sequences lie in one Daphnia pulex isolate KAP4 chromosome 1, ASM2113471v1 genomic window:
- the LOC124194268 gene encoding transcription elongation factor SPT5-like codes for MSDSEDSNFSDRKEALSDAESSDNDSGGRSHKAVNKKSLKKDKSKKKKKRDKGAKKSKRHRGSDSEEEEDDEEVEEEEEDEDEEEVNGGRRKRKKSDRFGGFILEEAEVDDEVEDEEEWEDGAENYGLVGNEVDEMGPTAREIDGRRRQQQMWDSSKEEEVEEYFRKKYADEATVTRHFGDGGEDMTDEITQQTLLPGVKDPNLWMVKCRLGEEKQTVFQLMRKFIAYQFTEEPLQIKSIVSPEGVKGYIYVEAFKQTHVKQAIDGIGSLRMGLYAQQMVPIKEMTDVLRVVKEQSVMKPKSWVRLKRGIFKDDIAQVDYVDVAQNQVHLKLIPRIDYSRPRGALRTAQSDAEAKKKRKIRPPLKLFDLEAIRAVGGEVTSDGDFLIFEGNRYSRKGFLYKNFSMTAILADGVKPTLIELERFEEAVEGVDMAVRIVSGKEEATHNFATGDAVEVCEGELIHLRGKIVAIDGNKITVMPRHEDLKDPLEFQAHELKKYFSMGDHVRVIAGRYENDTGLIVRVEDNMVVLFSDLTMHELKVLPRDLQLCSDMATGVDSMGQYQWGDLVQLDAQSVGVIVRLERENFQVLNMHGKVVAVRPQALQRRKENRQAVALDSEQNTIQRKDIVKVIDGPHSGRQGEIRHLYRNFAFLHSRMMLENGGIFVCKTRHLVLAGGSKGAASGSPAVSSLGYMSPRISSPMHPSGGGGGGGGGGGRGGGRGGGGGRGGGGGGFGRGGRIGRDRDLIGKTIKVTQGPYKGHIGIVKDATDSTARVELHSKCQTVSVDRTRIAVVGGPSKSGAVSTYSQTPASQAEGRDTPMYASGSRTPMYGSQTPLYDGSRTPHYGGMTPSHDGSRTPGQSGAWDPTVTNTPARSTDYGDLDNWDDQSPSPAYNPATPGSAYHVDTPQGPYTPHTPGTSYGSDHTYSPYQPSPSPAPYQASPSPSGYAPTPSPSTGLPFHPSPGMASSYTSPSPMSYSPMTPGVAPSPLNPQTPGAGMDSLSSQDWYTTDIEVRFKDSHSDAGLSGQSGIIRGISGGMCSLFLPAEDRVVTVAGELLEPIVPSRRDRVKIILGEERESCGQLLSIDHQEGVVKLESGDVRMFQLRYLCKMTAR; via the exons ATGTCGGACAGCGAAGATAGTAATTTTTCCGATAGGAAGGAAGCCCTCAGTGATGCTGAAAGTTCG GATAATGACTCTGGTGGCCGTAGTCACAAAGCAGTAAACAAGAAATCtctgaaaaaagacaaatccaaaaagaaaaagaaaagggataaaggtgcaaaaaaaagtaaacgcCATAGAGGCAGTgattcagaagaagaagaagatgacgaagaagttgaagaggaagaagaagatgaagatgaagaagaagttaatggaggaagaagaaagcgaAAGAAGAGTGATAGATTTGGTGGTTTTATTCTGGAGGAAGCAGAAGTCGATGATGAggttgaagatgaagaagaatgggAAGATGGAGCTGAGAACTATGGTCTGGTAGGAAACGAAGTTGACGAAATGGGGCCCACAGCGAGAGAAATTGATGGGAGACGCAGACAACAGCAAATGTGGGA TAGttcaaaagaagaggaagtaGAGGAATATTTTCGAAAGAAATATGCAGATGAAGCTACTGTTACTAGACACTTTGGAGATGGTGGTGAAGATATGACTGATGAAATTACCCAGCAAACTTTGCTACCTGGAGTCAA aGATCCAAATCTGTGGATGGTCAAGTGCAGATTGGGAGAAGAGAAGCAAACAGTATTTCAACTGATGAGAAAATTCATTGCTTACCAATTCACAGAAGAACCAttgcaaatcaaatcaattgtgTCTCCTGAAGGCGTCAAGGGATATATCTATGTTGAAGCTTTCAAACAAACCCACGTTAAGCAGGCGATTGACGGTATCGGTAGCCTTCGCATGGGTCTCTATGCCCAGCAGATGGTCCCAATCAAGGAAATGACCGATGTTCTACGAGTTGTAAAAGAACAGAGTGTAATGAAGCCCAAATCATGGGTTCGTCTGAAGCGAGGCATATTCAAGGATGATATTGCCCAAGTTGATTATGTGGATGTAGCTCAAAATCAGGTTCATCTAAAATTGATCCCACGAATTGACTATAGCAGGCCACGTGGAGCTCTACGAACTGCTCAATCTGATGcagaagcaaagaaaaaacgcaaaattCGTCCACCGTTAAAACTGTTTGATCTGGAAGCTATCAGAGCAGTCGGCGGAGAAGTTACAAGTGATGGCGATTTCCTTATTTTTGAGGGGAACCGATACTCCCGTAAAGgttttctttacaaaaatttttctatGACCGCGATCCTTGCCGATGGTGTTAAACCTACATTGATTGAACTCGAGCGTTTTGAAGAGGCTGTAGAAGGGGTTGACATGGCC GTTCGAATTGTATCGGGTAAAGAAGAAGCAACCCATAATTTTGCTACAGGAGACGCTGTCGAAGTTTGTGAAGGTGAACTTATTCATCTCCGTGGAAAAATTGTGGCCATTGATGGCAATAAAATCACGGTCATGCCGAGACACGAAGATCTCAAGGACCCCTTGGAGTTTCAGGCTCACGAGTTGAAAAAGTATTTCTCGATGGGTGACCATGTTCGCGTCATTGCCGGCCGCTACGAAAACGATACAGGACTCATTGTTCGTGTTGAGGACAACATGGTTGTACTCTTTTCAGATCTTACAATGCATGAACTTAAAGTTTTGCCCAGAGACCTACAGTTGTGCTCTGACATGGCAACAGGAGTCGACTCCATGGGCCAGTACCAGTGGGGTGATCTGGTTCAACTTGACGCCCAGTCTGTTGGTGTTATCGTTCGATTGGAGCGGGAAAATTTCCAA gTTCTAAATATGCACGGAAAAGTTGTAGCAGTCCGACCGCAAGCTCTACAACGTCGTAAAGAGAATCGCCAAGCCGTAGCGTTGGATTCCGAGCAAAACACCATACAACGAAAGGATATTGTTAAAGTGATCGATGGACCTCATTCTGGTCGTCAAGGAGAAATCCGTCATCTTTATCGCAACTTCGCGTTCCTTCACTCCCGAATGATGCTTGAGAATGGTGGCATATTCGTTTGTAAAACTCGCCATCTTGTATTGGCCGGCGGTAGTAAAGGTGCTGCTTCAGGTTCACCAGCAGTATCGAGTTTGGGCTACATGTCACCCAGAATTTCTTCACCCATGCACCCgagcggaggaggaggcgggggagggggaggaggtGGAAGAGGCGGTGGAcgtggaggaggaggtggtcgTGGAGGTGGGGGTGGTGGATTTGGACGAGGTGGAAGAATTGGGCGAGATCGAGATTTGATTGGAAAGACCATTAAAGTTACACAAGGTCCATACAAAGGTCACATCGGAATTGTCaag GACGCAACAGATTCAACAGCCCGCGTCGAATTACATTCTAAATGTCAAACAGTATCCGTTGACCGAACTCGAATTGCCGTTGTTGGAGGACCCTCCAAATCTGGCGCTGTTTCTACGTACAGCCAAACTCCTGCTTCACAGGCTGAAGGCCGTGATACACCCATGTATGCTTCTGGATCTCGTACTCCGATGTATGGATCACAAACTCCACTGTACGATGGTTCACGTACTCCTCACTATGGTGGTATGACACCTTCTCATGATGGATCCCGTACACCTGGACAATCCGGAGCTTGGGATCCAACCGTTACCAATACACCTGCTCGATCGACCGACTATGGAGATTTGGACAATTGGGATGATCAGTCTCCTTCGCCAGCCTATAACCCGGCGACTCCTGGGTCAGCCTACCATGTTGACACTCCACAAGGACCCTACACCCCTCACACACCAGGAACATCCTACGGTTCAGATCACACTTATTCACCCTACCAGCCCAGTCCGAGTCCGGCACCTTATCAAGCCTCACCGAGTCCATCCGGTTATGCTCCGACTCCTAGCCCAAGTACTGGGTTGCCATTCCATCCATCACCTGGAATGGCTTCAAGTTATACATCGCCATCTCCCATGAGTTATAGCCCTATGACTCCGGGTGTAGCTCCGTCACCTCTCAATCCTCAGACACCAGGGGCCGGAATGGATTCGTTGTCTTCTCAGGACTGGTATACCACCGACATAGAAGTACGTTTCAAGGATTCGCATAGTGATGCGGGACTCTCGGGACAG AGTGGTATCATCCGTGGCATATCTGGTGGTATGTGCTCTCTTTTCTTACCGGCCGAGGATCGAGTTGTAACAGTTGCTGGGGAGTTGTTAGAGCCCATCGTGCCAAGTCGGCGAGATCGAGTCAAAATCATTTTgggagaagaaagagaaagctGTGGCCAGTTGCTTTCTATCGACCACCAAGAAGGCGTTGTTAAACTAGAATCTGGCGACGTTCGAATGTTCCAGCTGCGGTACCTTTGCAAGATGACGGCACGATAA
- the LOC124194314 gene encoding dnaJ homolog subfamily B member 9-like translates to MLRNKGEEHLQSSRRMNTFQLINKKTFKKYVVNFDYKNFRAIGGSNYYDILGVDSKATEREIKKAFRKLALKYHPDKNPAFEEKFRDIAEAYEILSNPKKRKQYDDFGAEGTRNNGNQHSKFAYNFNFDDFMMQFDQHFGDFHHKFHSPTNKKHQKKADSMFNFGNIFNDDDDMFGGMDMQFDNMDSMFGFTDDLHQGTGCKTVTQKIGNVVTTYTQCS, encoded by the exons ATGTTGCGCAATAAAGGGGAGGAGCATCTTCAATCTTCTAGACGAATGAACACATTCCAactcataaataaaaaaacatttaaaaaatacgtaGTCAATTTCGACTATAAGAACTTTCGAG CTATCGGTGGCAGCAATTACTACGATATTCTAGGAGTTGATAGCAAGGCAACAGAAAGGGAAATCAAGAAAGCTTTTCGCAAACTTGCCCTGAAATATCACCCTGACAAAAATCCAGCATTTGAAGAAAAGTTTAGAGATATTGCTGAAG CTTATGAAATACTCTCCAACcccaagaaaaggaaacaatatGATGATTTTGGTGCAGAGGGCACAAGAAACAATGGGAATCAACATTCAAAGTTTGCTTACAACTTCAATTTCGATGATTTTATGATGCAGTTTGATCAGCATTTTGGAGACTTCCATCACAAGTTTCATTCTCCAACCAACAAAAAGCATCAAAAGAAAGCAGACTCAATGTTCAATTTTGGCAACATTTTTAAT gatgatgatgatatgtTTGGTGGAATGGATATGCAATTTGATAATATGGATTCCATGTTTGGTTTCACAGATGATTTACATCAGGGGACAGGATGTAAAACAGTTACTCAAAAGATCGGAAATGTTGTTACTACCTATACGCAATGCTCAtaa
- the LOC124194276 gene encoding zinc finger CCCH domain-containing protein 4-like, with protein MALHGVFANDLQFGKGVDSDQAQDDERDNVDDADLEEGEIASDDEEVPQEDKKKEDKTEVKSTANKGDVAKEDFKTVTLNQSERQDSLNFKTTGANAEKRRDKRAPSNTNSSRTRKRAGEDDVPSHRDSHRKRRRTQEADNEDVDDGEYDNVNARGHSPIERLQRYGGGESAGSDYEDNNMSSVRRQRGNDARSRRNSPPRRRPASGGGRDRGGDRRRPERDRSERDRRAAKNNPPQSNMSSNKMKEESICAFYMEGKCSRGNDCPYSHAALPPRKMELCKFYLMDCCAKKEKCLYLHKDFPCKFFHTGKKCRHSAEECKFSHEPLSETMRAILIKHIETAPREILGDFPRLTREETIQAIDHFSPLPNGREKRPHVPVLFDQAGNQSTGGNTNKTETVQKDASRHHNHAQLAERNDDCTRRVAFYQDSTVTEAEHGRGEQPEENSRSIWFGQLRQERTNERSNSQNPVDELPREKIEEQHYSPPATAVKEEERQQPVDYLSKLPARQRQLYRRIQQQQREPASTQEGLDPRNEKNSMDDKWYSSDEEETSESITDLLKSIRQKPEVHDDKEGSAPALTNLNLTSLENINVAEIAKALSSLQQNQTSSGEYGGSSSGPESTSRRDPRTRDPRVRSSAQVSTSSVGMGDIDLRVSATSRQDIDLRLDNRITADVDLRSGLVPPLGNLDDIGSSDVDLRRLSLPFKSAPVHKPAPEIEASITTRPPMEYQVWLVDYIPLDYSLIRVQANWAHLDPRQQKGSAFVRDFTSTDPPAIPLGPASPDPVPVAAPIRHYEPEPSTYSPLRAAPNDPRARDPRRVAAPQSHQTSMLPDKRGISGGVGLLGAAPPGMLPLLPKGSSLDILPQETSYANFRNVNPSYGDRNASDELNQPSRQVENRRDPRQRDPRQQKNSPAIADSSERSYTPPPNERVFR; from the exons ATGGCTCTGCATGGTGTGTTTGCCAATGACCTCCAATTCGGCAAAGGCGTCGATTCTGATCAAGCTCAAGATGATGAAAG GGATAACGTAGATGATGCAGATTTAGAGGAAGGCGAAATCGCTTCTGACGATGAAGAAGTCCCCcaagaagataaaaagaaagaagacaaaacgGAGGTTAAATCTACGGCGAATAAAGGCGATGTGGCCAAGGAAGATTTTAAAACGGTAACACTTAACCAAAGCGAGAGACAGGATTCTCTCAACTTTAAAACTACAGGAGCCAATGCCGAAAAACGACGAGATAAACGGGCGCCATCTAACACCAACAGCAGCCGGACACGCAAACGAGCAGGAGAAGACGACGTGCCTAGTCACCGGGATTCCCAT CGCAAACGACGACGGACACAGGAAGCAGATAACGAAGACGTTGATGATGGAGAATATGACAACGTGAATGCACGGGGGCATTCGCCGATCGAGCGGCTTCAGAGATATGGCGGAGGTGAATCAGCTGGAAGCGACTACGAGGATAACAATATGAGCTCAGTTCGTCGTCAGCGGGGAAATGATGCGAGATCCAGAAGAAACAGCCCGCCGAGACGAAGACCCGCCAGTGGTGGTGGTCGGGATCGTGGAGGTGATAGAAGGCGACCGGAACGGGATCGTTCCGAGAGAGATCGAAGAGCAGCAAAGAACAATCCTCCTCAATCCAACATGTCCtccaataaaatgaaagaggaATCCATCTGCGCATTTTATATGGAGGGGAAGTGCTCAAGAGGAAATGATTGCCCCTACTCTCACGCCGCCCTTCCACCCCGCAAAATGGAACTTTGTAAATTCTATTTGATGGATTGCtgtgccaaaaaggaaaagtgtcTTTACCTTCACAAAGACTTTCCTTGCAAGTTTTTTCACACAG GCAAAAAGTGTCGACACAGTGCGGAAGAGTGCAAATTTAGCCATGAGCCACTCTCGGAAACAATGCGGGCAATCTTAATCAAGCACATTGAAACAGCACCTCGAGAAATTCTCGGCGATTTTCCCAGACTCACTCGCGAAGAAACTATTCAG GCCATCGACCACTTCTCACCACTACCCAATGGGCGTGAAAAACGGCCTCATGTTCCAGTTCTGTTCGACCAGGCTGGAAACCAATCAACCGGTGGGAATACCAACAAAACTGAAACCGTTCAAAAAGATGCCAGTAGACATCACAACCATGCACAGCTAGCAGAAAGAAACGACGATTGCACCCGTCGAGTAGCTTTTTATCAGGATTCGACCGTGACAGAAGCAGAGCACGGTCGCGGAGAACAGCCGGAAGAGAACAGCCGAAGTATCTGGTTCGGTCAGTTGCGGCAAGAAAGGACGAACGAACGGAGTAATTCCCAAAATCCAGTTGATGAATTACCGAGAGAAAAGATCGAGGAGCAACACTATTCtccaccagcaacagcagtcaAGGAAGAGGAACGACAACAACCTGTTGATTATTTATCAAAGCTTCCAGCCAGACAGCGCCAACTCTACCGTCGCATCCAACAGCAACAGCGGGAACCAGCTTCTACCCAAGAAGGATTAGATCCACGGAATGAGAAAAATTCCATGGACGACAAGTGGTATTCCAGCGACGAAGAAGAGACAAGCGAATCCATTACCGACCTTTTAAAAAGCATCCGACAAAAACCTGAAGTACACGACGACAAAGAAGGTTCAGCTCCTGCGCTtaccaatttgaatttaactTCGCTGGAAAACATCAACGTGGCTGAAATCGCCAAAGCCCTGTCATCTTTGCAGCAAAATCAAACTTCATCAGGCGAGTATGGTGGTAGCTCTTCGGGTCCGGAATCCACCAGCAGGAGAGATCCTCGCACGCGTGACCCTCGTGTGCGAAGTAGCGCCCAAGTATCAACCTCCAGTGTAGGAATGGGTGACATTGACCTTCGGGTCTCTGCAACGTCTCGCCAAGACATTGATTTGAGATTAGACAACCGAATAACTGCGGATGTAGATCTACGAAGTGGCCTGGTGCCACCACTCGGAAATCTTGATGACATCGGATCCTCTGACGTTGATCTCAGGCGCCTCTCCTTACCTTTCAAGTCGGCACCAGTCCACAAGCCGGCTCCCGAGATAGAAGCCTCCATCACCACTCGACCTCCAATGGAATATCAAGTGTGGCTGGTTGATTACATCCCACTCGATTACAGTCTCATACGAGTGCAGGCCAATTGGGCTCATTTAGATCCACGCCAGCAAAAGGGAAGTGCTTTTGTACGTGATTTTACAAGCACCGACCCTCCTGCAATACCACTCGGCCCGGCTAGTCCTGATCCTGTTCCCGTTGCAGCTCCCATCCGGCATTATGAGCCAGAACCATCAACTTACAGCCCCCTACGAGCGGCTCCAAATGATCCGCGGGCTCGGGATCCACGCCGTGTAGCTGCCCCACAGTCACATCAGACGTCGATGCTCCCAGATAAGCGAGGCATTTCCGGAGGTGTTGGACTACTAGGAGCTGCTCCACCGGGTATGCTTCCTTTACTACCGAAAGGAAGTTCTCTAGATATTTTGCCGCAAGAAACGTCTTACGCTAACTTCCGGAACGTCAACCCATCTTACGGCGATCGGAATGCTAGTGATGAATTGAATCAGCCATCACGACAGGTCGAAAACCGTCGGGATCCGCGCCAACGGGATCCACGCCAACAAAAGAACTCGCCAGCTATTGCCGACTCGTCGGAGAGATCGTACACCCCTCCTCCGAATGAGCGAGTCTTCCGTTAA